DNA from Hemitrygon akajei unplaced genomic scaffold, sHemAka1.3 Scf000059, whole genome shotgun sequence:
ccGTTACCCAGTGTGatctcgctggtgtctctgtagatgAGATGATCGGCGGAATCCCATCCCACATTTacagcaggtgaatggtctctccccagtgtgaactcgctggtgtgccaatagggaAGATGacctagtgaatcccttcccacagtctgagcaggtgaactgcctctccccagtgtgaactgactgatgtctcagTCGGTGAGAagagcaagtgaatcctttcccacagtctgagcaggtgaatggcctctccccagtgtgaattgacTGGTGTATCTTCAGTTGGGCTGAgcaagtaaatcccttcccacagtctgagcaggtgaatggcctctccgcAGTGTGAATTCGTTGGTGAGCTATTAGGTttgatgactgactgaatcccttcccacagtctgagcaggtgaacggcctctccccagtgtgaactgactggtgtctcagtaggtgacaTGCcagagagaatcccttcccacagtgtgggcagctgaatggcctctctccagtgtgaactcgctggtgattctgtaggttggatgatcgagagaatcccttcccacagactgagcaggtgaaaggcttctcccctgtgtgaactcgctggtgtctctgtaggtaggatgactgactgaatgtcttcccacagattgagcaggtgaacggcctctccccagtgtgaactgactggtgtatctGTAGGTCGGAtgattgaatgaatcccttcccacattctgagcaggtgaaaggcttctccccagtgtgaactcgctggtgtctctttaggtgggatgactgagtgaaagtcttcccacagtcggagcaggtgaacggcttctccccagtgtgagttcgctgatgtagcttcagttgagatgaagaagtgaatcccttcccacagtccaagcaggtgaacagccgctccctggtgtgaactcgctggtgagccattgggtcagatgactgagtgaatccttccccacaaattcagcagatgaccagcctctgcccagtgtgaactgactggtgtgtccacaggtgggatgaccgactgaatcccttctcacacacagaacaggtgaatggccttgtcccagtgtgaactcgctgatgtaccttcagttgtgatgaccaagtgaatccgtTCCCActgtccgagcaggtgaacggcctctccccagtgtaaaatgacgggcttgccagtcggtcagatgatcgAGAGAAACCCTctccacagtctgagtaggaaggatggtcgattgaaccccttgctccacttcttaaatatctggacagagacagcaaaactggtgtgttgtgtttgaaTTCCCATAGACAAATTCTTTGTTgtatttaacctgtaaaaagatttacaaaatccatcaatgggtgtggATCAAAATTTCAGACGAGATCACTCAAATTGTCAAGGTGTaatctggcatcacactgttacagtgaggttctaaCTGAGCACAGTGCTGGTATCAGGAATGACCATCAagttctctgatgctcttccagtctctataagaatggggcatttctgccgtctccaatctgtgacctggctcagtttgactctctccattggtattattccctgttcccactgagctgtgTGGGTGCCtgaccccacagtaactgaaacactcccacacaaatagtctttcttgacACGCAGATGGAATTTCTTTTATGTACTgttaatttaaagtgccacagttttaatgccatGTAAATATCTCCTACTCAGCTGTACTGTATTGTTGGTCTGCACAGAATTCGAGTGAATGTTAGTATTATTTAAGGTACTTGTcacagtcatggaaaagtacaacacagacacaggccctttggcccatctagcttaTGTTGAACCATTCAAACTGTCTACTCCCGTACCCCTACTATCCAGGTACCTAtacgaacctcttaaatgttgaaatcgagcacGCATGCACCAcatgtgctggctgctcattccacacccggatgaccaaCTGTGtcaagatgtttcccctcatgtttcccttaacgtttcacctttcacacttaatccATGGTCgttggttgtagtctcaccccaTCTGAATGGAAACAGcaaacttgcatttaccctatctatgcccctctatcacaatcaaatctccactcaatcttctacattccaagaaataaagtcctgacctgttcagtctctccttacaacccaagtcctccagacctggcaccat
Protein-coding regions in this window:
- the LOC140721677 gene encoding uncharacterized protein, producing MAHQRVHTRERLFTCLDCGKGFTSSSQLKLHQRTHTGEKPFTCSDCGKTFTQSSHLKRHQRVHTGEKPFTCSECGKGFIQSSDLQIHQSVHTGERPFTCSICGKTFSQSSYLQRHQRVHTGEKPFTCSVCGKGFSRSSNLQNHQRVHTGERPFSCPHCGKGFSLACHLLRHQSVHTGERPFTCSDCGKGFSQSSNLIAHQRIHTAERPFTCSDCGKGFTCSAQLKIHQSIHTGERPFTCSDCGKGFTCSSHRLRHQSVHTGERQFTCSDCGKGFTRSSSLLAHQRVHTGERPFTCCKCGMGFRRSSHLQRHQRDHTG